ACCACTACTGACCGGCGGGGGTGCGGCCTGTGGCCTGCAAGCGGGCAAAACTACCAGAACCCGATCTGCGAAGCTACTTTTTGCCGCGGTAAAATTATTTCCGAAACATCGAGCCGTCAGCATAGCGTGAAATGAGAGAATGCTGGGGACCTTTGGTTGCATTTCGTTTTCGATGTTCCGCGATGGCCTCTGCTTTGGCATGGGGCCGATGACGCGGGTATGATGGCGGTTTTTTGCCGGCGGGTGCGGCGGAGGTAGTCATGTTGAAGCAGCGCTGGGCAAGCCGTATTGCCGAGATCGAGCCCTTCCATGTCATGGCCGTGCTGGAGCGGGCCAAGGCACTTGAGGCCCAAGGCCGCGACGTCATCCACATGGAAATCGGCGAGCCGGATTTCGGTACGCCGGAGCCGATCATGCGCGCCGGCCAAGCCGCGCTGGCTGCCGGGCATACCGATTATACTCCGGCGTTGGGGCTGCCCGCGCTGCGTGAGGCGGTAGCTGGCTTCTATCGGCAGCGCTACGGGATCAACCTGGACCCGCGGCGGGTGGTGATCACCCCGGGCGGCTCTGGCGCATTACTGCTGATCAGCGCGCTATTGGTCGATCCCGGTGCCAAGGTATTGATGGCCGATCCGGCCTACCCGTGCAATCGGCATTTTCTGCGACTGGTCGAAGGACGGGCGACACTGATTCCGACCGACGCGCACAGTAGTTATCAGCTGACGCCAGAGATGGTTGAGCAACACTGGGACGCGGACAGTGCGGCGGTGCTGTGCGCCTCGCCGGCCAATCCGTCCGGCAGTGTGCTCAGTCGGGAACAGCTCAGATCGCTGGCGGACACGACGCGGCGACTGGGCGGACAGTTGATCGTGGATGAGATCTACCACGGCCTGACCTATGGTTGCGATGCCACGTCGGTGCTGGAGGTGGCGCCTGATGCCTGGGTACTGAACAGCTTCTCCAAATATTTCGGGATGACCGGCTGGCGGCTGGGCTGGTTGATTGCGCCCGAGGCAGCGGTGCCGGAGTTGGAGAAGCTGGCGCAGAACCTGTATATCTGCGCGCCCCACCTGTCACAGCGAGCCGCGCTGGCGGCCTTCAGTGAAGAAAGCCTGGCGATCTGTGAGACGCGTCGCGAGGCTTTCCATCGCCGTCGCGACTTTCTGCTGCCAGCGCTGCGGGAGTTGGGGTTCGGTATTCCGCAGACGCCCGATGGCGCTTTCTACCTGTATGCGGACGCCAGCGCCTTTGGCGCGGACAGTCAACGGCTGTGTCAGCATCTGATCGAAACCGAGCATGTAGCTGTCACGCCGGGGTTGGATTTTGGCCATCACCGCGCGACCGAGCATGTGCGGTTCGCCTATGCCAATTCCCTGGAACGGCTCGAACAGGCAGTAGAGCGCATCGCGCGCGGCCTGCAAAGCTGGCCGGGATGCTGATCCCTTACCAGCCGGAATTGATCGCCGGCACGCTGGTGCGGCGTTACAAGCGCTTTCTGGCGGATATCCGGCTGGATGATGGGCGCGAACTGACATTGCACTGCCCCAACACCGGATCGATGCAAAACTGCGGGGAGCCCGGCAGTCAGGTATGGGTCACTCTGCAGCAACGGCCAGGGCGCAAGCTGCCGGGCACCTGGGAACTGGTGGAAACTGCGCCGGAAGAGTTGGCCTGTATCCACAGCGCGCGGGCCAACAGTGTGATTGCAGCGGCGCTGGAGGCAGGACTGATTATCCCTTTGGCTGGCTATCCCGCTATCCGCCGTGAGGTAACCCTGACACCGGGCGGCAGTCGTTTTGATTTTCTGCTCACCGGCGAATCGGGCAGCTGCGTGGTGGAAGTCAAGAGCGTGACCCTGGCACTGGGAGAAGGTGAAGGGGCATTTCCGGACGCGGTCAGTCTGCGTGGACAGAAACACCTGCGTGAGCTGACGCTGCTGGCGCAGTCGGGGCAGCAAGCCTGTCTGCTGTTCTGTGTCATGCACAGTGGCATCCGCAGCATGCGGCCGGCGGATCATATCGACCCGGTGTACGGTCAACTATTGCGCGAGGCTGCAGCAGCGGGTGTGCGGGTGCTGGCGTGGTCGATCAAACCGACACCGCTGGGGCTGGAAGTGGCAGGGCAGTTGCCGGTAAAGCTCTGACAGTCAGGCCAGCCAGATCTGGTCATCTGCAATGCGGCAGACGATAGGTGTGAGACTTGCACCGCTGCACGGACCGGCCACACACTCGCCGGACTCAGGCAAGAACAGGGCGCCATGGCTGGCACATTGGATCAGCCGACCGGAGCTGTCGAGGAACTGGTCCGGCACCCACTCCAGCGGAATACCACGGTGCGGGCAGCGGTTGGCATAGACGAACACCTGTTGGCCCTGGCGCACCGCAAACAGTTGCCGCCCCTGCACGATAAGACCCTTGCTGCCTGGGTCGGGGATATCGTCCAGACGGCATAGGGCAACAGCTTGATTATCGGTTGGCTGGTTCATGACCATATTATTCCAGCCTGAGCTGATCGAGGCCAGTGCGGTTCAGGCTGAGCGCATCGCCGGACTGCCTCGCAGCATATCGATAACTGTCTGGGCGAGCTGGTCTGCTCGCTCGGCCAGGGAGAAATCCTCGGGGCGCAGCAGCCATATGTCGAGCATGCCGATAACAAAGGCATGCAAGCTATGAGCTGCCATGGAAACATCCAGTTGAGCGGGCAATTGGTCCTTGGAAATGGCATTACGCAAGGCGCTTTCCAGCTTGCTGTCTGACTGCAGGCGCAGCTGGCGCATATATTCACGCAGATCGCACATTTGATCGGTATATTCGCATTTATGGAAGACGATCTCGTTGATGCGCCGGGTGGCCGGGTCT
Above is a genomic segment from Halopseudomonas litoralis containing:
- a CDS encoding Rieske (2Fe-2S) protein encodes the protein MNQPTDNQAVALCRLDDIPDPGSKGLIVQGRQLFAVRQGQQVFVYANRCPHRGIPLEWVPDQFLDSSGRLIQCASHGALFLPESGECVAGPCSGASLTPIVCRIADDQIWLA
- the sfsA gene encoding DNA/RNA nuclease SfsA, which encodes MPYQPELIAGTLVRRYKRFLADIRLDDGRELTLHCPNTGSMQNCGEPGSQVWVTLQQRPGRKLPGTWELVETAPEELACIHSARANSVIAAALEAGLIIPLAGYPAIRREVTLTPGGSRFDFLLTGESGSCVVEVKSVTLALGEGEGAFPDAVSLRGQKHLRELTLLAQSGQQACLLFCVMHSGIRSMRPADHIDPVYGQLLREAAAAGVRVLAWSIKPTPLGLEVAGQLPVKL
- a CDS encoding pyridoxal phosphate-dependent aminotransferase; protein product: MLKQRWASRIAEIEPFHVMAVLERAKALEAQGRDVIHMEIGEPDFGTPEPIMRAGQAALAAGHTDYTPALGLPALREAVAGFYRQRYGINLDPRRVVITPGGSGALLLISALLVDPGAKVLMADPAYPCNRHFLRLVEGRATLIPTDAHSSYQLTPEMVEQHWDADSAAVLCASPANPSGSVLSREQLRSLADTTRRLGGQLIVDEIYHGLTYGCDATSVLEVAPDAWVLNSFSKYFGMTGWRLGWLIAPEAAVPELEKLAQNLYICAPHLSQRAALAAFSEESLAICETRREAFHRRRDFLLPALRELGFGIPQTPDGAFYLYADASAFGADSQRLCQHLIETEHVAVTPGLDFGHHRATEHVRFAYANSLERLEQAVERIARGLQSWPGC
- a CDS encoding TetR family transcriptional regulator — translated: MARRTKQEALETRNQIIDAAELCFFNKGVSHTSLAEIAKTAGVTRGAIYWHFENKGEVLDALLVRAKTPIQHLEEASRNSDEPDPLGRLQAMIAEVFRQAEQDPATRRINEIVFHKCEYTDQMCDLREYMRQLRLQSDSKLESALRNAISKDQLPAQLDVSMAAHSLHAFVIGMLDIWLLRPEDFSLAERADQLAQTVIDMLRGSPAMRSA